From the Hyalangium ruber genome, the window CTGCTCATCCCCGGCCGGTTGAAGAGCACCCAGAGCTTCGTCTCCGACGCGGGCCACGTGTATTCCACGGCCCTGTACCTGTCGGGGCTGGACCCCGTGGCCCTGCGCCAGGCGGGCAAGGGGCGCAATGACCGCGCCCCGATGACCTTCATCAAGAAGCCTTGAGTCGGCCCCTCAGCTTCCGAGCTCCCGGGCCACGGCGTTCACAATCTCTTGCTCGGTGGGGAATGCGAGCGACTGCTTCTTCACCACCGTCTTGCCGTTCACGGAGACCTCGAAGCTCCCGGATGGGCCGTGCTTCAGCTCCGAGTCCAGCTCGAACTCGTCCTTCAGGGTAGCCGCCACACGGGCAGCTCGAGGCCTGTAGCCTCAGGCATTGCAATAGGTGATGGTGATCTTCGCGGCGGACATGGCGTGTCTCCCCTCGCCTCAAGAGATAATTCCGCGTCCCCGGTTTCGCCAACCTCGGTACCTCAGTCGCCCTCGAGGTCGGGCTCCAGCTCCACCGCGGGCACCGTCGGCGGCTCCATCGGCTTGCGGACTCGCAGGGCGTCGATCATGTGCCGGAGCATGCGGATGCGCGGCTCCGAGTCCTTGACGAGCAGGTCCTCGCCAATGACGGAGGCGATGCCGCGCGAGCTCGCGGACTGCTCGCACCAGGCCCCGGCCACCTGCTCCGCCGGGAGCCCTCCCACCGGGACGAGCTGGGTGACGAGCGGCGCGGGCTCGACGAGCAGCAGCCGCTGCAGCAACTCCTCCCGCTCCTCGAGCGAGAGCACCCCCTGGGTGAAGGTGCTGCCCACGCCATAGTGCGCGCGCAGCAGCCCGAGCAGCCGGGAGACATCCGTGTCCGGCAGTGCCAAGGACACGCGCAGCTCCACCAGCGGTGCGGCCACCACCACGCTCAGTCCCAGCTCGCTGGCCAGCCCCGCGCCGAGCGAGCCCAGCGGGATTGCCTCCGCCACCAGGAGGAACCGGGCCGTCGGCAGCCGCGCGCCCGCGGAAGGTTCGGAGGTAACCACGGGCTCCGCCTCTCCGCTCGAAGGGGCCACGCCCGGCTCGCTCTCGGAGGGCAGCCGCCTCAGCTCCAGCCGGCCCACGGGCGCGTCGGCCTGGGTGATGGAGGTGCGCGGCGGTGGCGGGCGGCCCCGGCAGGTGAACGCCTCTTTCGGTTCATCGCGGACCTCCGGCTTCGCCGCGCACCCGGCCAGCGCGACGAGCCCCACCCCGAGGATGAAGTGTTTCATGCGCCATCAGTATGGCGCGAAGTGGGCCCGCCACCCATGCCCCCCCATTTCCCGGCGCGCCCCCCCGGTCTACGGTGCGCCGCCATGCAGAACTTCCGAGACCGCGCCGCCGCCGCCTACGACGCCGAGCGCTTCCGCCAGCAGGGGCACCAGCTCGTGGACCAGCTCGCCGACTACCTCGCGAGCGCCACCAGCGGGAAGGCTCTTCCCGTGCTCCCGTGGGTGACTCCGGACGAGAGCCTCGCGCGCTTCCCCGCGAGCTTCCCCGAGGAGCCGGGCGGAGAGCTCTCCCCCTTCATCGCCCGCGTGCTGGGCGGCTCCAACCACCTGCACCACCCGCGCTACGTGGGGCACCAGGTGTCGGCCCCGCTGCCCCTGGCGGCGCTGTGTGACTTCGTCTCCTCCCTGCTCAACAACGGCATGGCCGTGTACGAGATGGGGCCCGCCGTCTCCGCCATGGAGCACAACCTGCTCCGGTGGATGGCCGGACAGCTCGGCCTGCCCGAGAGCGCCGGCGGTGTGTTCACCTCGGGAGGCTCCGTGGGCAACCTCACCGCCCTGCTCGCCGCGCGCCAAGCCAAGGCCGGCTACGACGCGTGGAACGGAGGCTCGCCCGCGGGCCCGCCGCTCACGGTGCTCGTCGCGGAGACGGCCCACTACAGCCTCGCCCGCGCCACGAAGGTCATGGGCTGGGGCGCGGAGGGCCTCACCCCCGTCCCCGTGGATGCGAACTTCCGCCTCCGCCCGGAGTCCCTGGAGGCCACCCTGGCCGCCGCCACCCGCGCCGGCCGCCGCCCCATCGCCGTGGTGGCCAGCGCCGGCTCCACCTCCACCGGAGCGTTCGACCCGCTGGAGCCCGTAGCCGACTTCTGCGAGCGCCACGGCCTCTGGTTCCACGTGGACGGGGCCCACGGCGCTTCCGCCGCGCTCAGCCCCCGCTACCGCCACCAGGTGAAGGGCATCGAGCGCGCCGACTCGGTGGTCTGGGACGCGCACAAGATGATGATGATGCCGGCGCTCATCACCGCCGTGCTCTTTCGCGACAGCACCCGCTCCTACGAGTCCTTCGCCCAGCAGGCCAGCTACCTCTTCGGCCCGGGCTCCCGGCCCTGGAGCGACATCGGGCTGCGCACGCTGGAATGCACCAAGGAGATGATGGCGCTCAAGCTCTACACCTGCCTGAGCCTGCTGGGCACCCGCTTCTTCTCCGACTATGTGACGGCCACCTTCGACCTGACGCGCCGCTTCGCCGAGCGGCTGAAGGCCTCGGGCGACTTCGAGGTGCCGGTGGCGCCCGACTGCAACATCCTCTGCTTCCGCTACACCCCCGCCGGCGTACCCGCCTCGGAGCTGGACACGCTCCAGGCCCGCCTGCGCCAGCTCCTCATCCAGCGAGGGGACTTCTACCTGGTGCAGACCACCCTGCCCTCGGGGGTGTACCTGCGCACCACCCTCATCAACCCCCTCACCTCGGACGCGGAGCTGGAGGCGCTCCTGGAGGCGCTGCGCCAGGCGCCGAGAAATGTCGCTCCAGGCAGCGAAATCAGGTAATGCCGCACCCCGTCATGCTCGTCTCGCTCGTCATCCCCGTCTACAACGAGGTCCCCACCCTGGCGGAGCTGCTCCGGCGCTGCATCGCCGTGGACTTCCCCAAGGAGCTGGTGCTCGTGGACGACTGCTCCAAGGATGGCAGCCGCGAGTTCCTCGAGCAGCTCTCCGAGAAGGGGCTGGCGCTGCTGGGCGGCAACCCGACGAACCGCAACGACCTCAAGGTGCTCTTCCAGCCCCAGAACCAGGGCAAGGGCGCGGCGCTGCGGCGGGGCTTCGCCGAGGCCTCCGGCGACATCATCATCGTCCAGGACGCGGACCTGGAGTACGACCCGCGCGACATCCAGCGCGTCATCCAGCCCATCCTCGATGGCGAGGCAGACGTCGTCTTCGGCAGCCGCTTCACCGGCACGCCCCGGCGGGTGCTCTACTTCTGGCACACCGTCATGAACAACGCGCTGACCATGCTCTCCAACATGACCAGCGGGCTGAACCTCACGGACATGGAGACCTGCTACAAGGCCTTCCGCGCCGAGGTGCTGCGCTCCATCACCGTGGAGGAGGAGCGCTTCGGCTTCGAGCCCGAGGTGACGGCCAAGATTGCCCGGGGCAACTGGCGCGTCTACGAGGTGCCCATCAGCTACCACGGGCGCACCTACGAGGAGGGCAAGAAGATCGGCTGGAAGGACGGAGTACGCGCCCTCTACGTCATCGCCAAGTACGCCCTGAAGCGCTAGGGCCTGTTCATTGCCCGACAGCGTTTCCCGAGCCTGTCGCCCCTCGGACACCGTAACGGGGCGGAGGCGGTCCCCAATCGCGCGCTGGGGAACACCCCCTCATTGGACCGGAGGGTAGGCCTGACCGTTGGGGGGGGGATTCTTACCTTCTGAGGGTGATCGCCAGATTCCTTCTCTACGGGTGTGCGGGCTGGGTGCTCGAGGTGTGCTTCACCGGCGCGCATGCCGCCCTCCTCCACAAGGACAGCCATGGTACGGCGAAGACGTACCTGTGGATGCACCCCATCTATGGCGCCACGGCGCTGAGCATGGAGTTCCTCCATGACCGGCTGCGCTTCCTGCCCCGCCCGATACGGGCCCTTGCCTACACCGCCGTCATCTTCGGGGCCGAGTACGCCACCGGCTGGCTGCTGCGCCGGGCACTCGGCCGCTGCCCCTGGGACTACGAAAAGCGAGGCTGGAGCGTGAAGGGGCTCGTGCGCCTGGACTACTTCCCCTTCTGGTACGCCGCCGGACTGGCCTTCGAGCCGGTACGCGAAGCCCTGCTGCGCGTCACCAGCGAGGCCCTGCGGCAGACGCCCGAGTTCCGCCACGCCGTGGAGAACGGGGAGGTGTTACCGCCCCCCCACGCCGGCTCCACCGAGGTGGAGGCGGGTGCTACGGCTGCAACCTTCCAGGGAGCCCTGACGGCCGAGCGGGCGGAGCCCCGGGAGGATGTACCCCTGGGGGCGGACGCCCTGCCCTCTCCGGTGGGCTGAGGGCCCTTCCCTGGCCGAGTGCTCTCCAGCCCACGTCTCGACACGAGAGGTGGCTTTTCTTTCAGCACCGCGCGCCACGTAGTAATACCTTCACTGCGCTCGCGGTGTTTGTTCACCCTGGGGAAATTCCGCCGCCGTCCTGAAAGTTCCCGCCCCCGTATGTTCGACTGGCTTCACACCCTCTTCTCGCGTGACCTGGCAATCGACCTGGGCACGGCGAACACGCTCATCTACATCCGCGGCCAGGGCATCGTCTCGAACGAACCCTCGGTGGTGGCCGTGCAGCAGGACGCACGCGGTGGCAAGAAGGTGCTCGCCGTGGGCAAGGAGGCCAAGGAGATGCTCGGGAGAACCCCGGGCAACATCGTGGCCATCCGCCCCATGAAGGACGGCGTCATCGCCGACTTCGAAATTACCGCGGCGATGCTGCGCTACTTCATCCAGAGCGCCCACAACCGCAAGACGCTCGTCAACCCGCGCATCATCATCGGCATCCCCTCGGGGATTACCGAGGTGGAGCGCCGGGCGGTGCGCGAGGCGGCGGCCAACGCGGGCGCCCGCGAGGTCTACCTCATCGAGCAGCCCATGGCGGCGGCGATTGGCGCGGGGCTTCCGGTGACGGAGCCCAGCGGCAACATGATCGTCGACATCGGCGGTGGCACCTCCGACGTGGCGGTCATCAGCCTGGCCGGCATCGTCTTCGCCAAGAGCGTGCGCATCGGCGGCGACAAGCTGGACGAGGCGATCATCCAGTACGTCAAGCGCAAGTACAACCTGCTCATCGGTGAGCGCACGGCCGAGGCCATCAAGATGGGCATCGGCACGGCGTACCCGACCGACGAGGTCATGACCATGGAGATCAAGGGTCGCGACCTGGTGGCGGGCGTGCCGCGCACGCTGACGGTGAGCAGCGACGAGGTGCGCGACGCGCTGGCCGAGCCCGTCAACGGCATCGTCGAGGCGGTGAAGCTGACGCTGGAGCGCACGCCGCCGGAGCTCGCCGGTGACATCGCCGACCGCGGAATCGTGCTCGCGGGCGGTGGCGCGCTGCTGAAGAACCTGGACACGCTGCTGCGCGAGGAGACGGGCCTGCCGGTGTTCCTGGCGGAGGACCCGCTGTCGGCGGTGGTGATTGGCGCGGGCAAGGCGCTGGAGTCGCTCGACATCCTGCGCCAGGTCACCCAGCCGGCCTAAGGCACGCTCCACGGCCGGGGAAGCCGAGGCTGAGGCCCGTCGACGGGCTTCACGTCTCGGTACTCGGGCTCCACGTAGTCGGGGTCGAGCGCGCGGCGGGCGAAGCCACCGAGCCCGTCTGTCCAGCGCGCATAGGCCCGCTCGATGAAGGCGTCCTTGTCGACGGCGCGAGCGCGCACCAGGTAGGCGACGGCGAGCAGGTCCGGCGGCAGCATCGGAAAGCGGGGCTGCACCTCGCCCGAGCGCACATAGGCCTCGAGCGGCTTGCGGGCCTTCATGAGCGCGAAGTGCGTTCCGAAGAGGCGCTCCGCGGCCTGGGTGTCCCCCTGTCGCGTGAGCTCCAGGGCGAGGATCGCTGCGGCCTCCAGGGGCAGGCGGTTGAGCACGCCGTCCTTGGCCGAGGAGACCTGAGCCGCGGCCTTCTCCGCGTTGCCGAGGATGAGGAAGGCGAGCCAGAGGGACTCCCGCTCCGTGACGTTGCCCGTGAAGTTCAGCTCCTCGTCCTTCAAGGTGCGGAAGCCAGTCATGAGCGTGAAGCGCAACTGAGCTGCCGGCGACTCCATGAACTCGGCGGGGAGGAGGGGGTCCGTGATGTACGGCGTGCGGTCCGGTCCCGCGAGGCGGGCCAGTCGACCCGCGAGCACCGCCAGCTCCCAGGAGCGCCGTGGCCGGGCCGTGGCCTCCACATACCGCTGCACGGCACGGGAAGCCTCCCCCACCCGCTTGAGGGCGATGAGGGCGCGCACACGCAGCTCCAGGTCCTCCACGGACTCGGGCGCCTTGACGAGCGCCTCATCGAGCAGCTCCAGCGCTCGCTGCGGGTAGCCATCCGCGAGACGGAGGCGGGCCATCGCGCGCTGGGCCTCGAATGAATCGGGAAAGCGCTCCAGGACGCGCGCGTAGGCCTCGCGCTGTTCCTCCGGCCGACGGGAGCGCGCTTGCACCAGGGCCCGCCCGACGGAGGCGTCCGGAGCCGCTTTGTCCATCGAGACGTAGGCTCCGGTCGTCTCATGTCCCAGCAGGCCATAGACGTCTTGGAAGAGCTCATGGGCGGCGCGGTCGTCCGGGTAGCGAGAGATGAGCCGCTGGGCGAACTCCAGCGCCTTCGACGGGTTGTACCGCATGAGCCAGTGCGCGGCCGCCTCGCGAGCCCGGAGCGAGGTGGGGTCCGCCAGGGCGATGCTCTGGGCCAGCTCTCCGGCGGCCTGCAAGCGCCCGGCATCGGCGTGCTCCTGGACGGTCTCCTCCCAGTTGAGCCGTTCCTTCCACATCATGTCGTCGGGGCCCAGGGCTCCGGCGCGAAAATCCACCCGGCGCGGGGGGGTGTACTCGGCCGCGTCGTCCACCATGAACGAGGCCGCGCCCAGCACGTTGTAGAAGTTGCGCTGCTCCGCCCTCAGGGAGAACTCCTCGAAGGGCTTCGTCTCTCCGGGCCAGCGCGCTTCGAACTTGTGGGGCCCGCTGAGGCTCCGCAGGGAGATGGTCAGTTGGCTGCCGGGCGCCACTTGGAAGGTCCGCCGCCCATCCACGGACACCTCCACGGGCCGGGACAGCCCATTGATGAGGGACACCTCCCGCGTGATGAAGGGCATGGCGATGCCCGCGAGGCACACCAGCCCCACGGCGCCCAGCGCCACCTTGGATACCCACTGCCGGACCCTGAAGCGCGCGGAGGTGGGGACGCGCCCCAGCACCTCGACGTTCCCCTCGCTGTCGCGCCGTACGAGGTGCTGACTCAAGGGCCAGACCGCCACGCCGAGCACGCGTACGGCGCGGGTGGCAATGAAGGGCACCTCCTGCTGGCTCGGGGGAGGCAGGCCGATGAACCCCACCCCCGTCCCCTTCAGCTCGCCCAGCCCAGGCGGGCGCTCGGCCACCGCGAAGCTCACCGGGTGGGCGAGCAACTGTCGGAGGGTGTCCCGCGTCGGGCCTCTGGGCTCCCGCGCCATGCGGGCGGAGAGGACGGCGTGGACGGCGAACGAATCCCCCGCCGCCAGCGCGCGAGCGAGGGCCTCATCCGGCAACAGGGTGGTGATGACCGGGGCCCGCTCGGTGAGGCCGCTGGGGTCCGCCTCCAGCGGAAGAGCGGAGGGCAGAGCCAGTGGCTCTTCCTGGGGCCTGGAAGGGGCCGTGCCGGTGGACACCGTCGACATGGCCCGCATTGAACACGGAAGCGGAGGGAGGGGCGCAAGGGGGCCCCTCCCCTTTCACGTCCGAGACCCGGCCGTCAGTGCTTGCCGAAGTCCAGCGCCACGCCCTTGCGCTTGGCGTAGATGTAGGCCTCCATGGCCTTCATCTTCGGGTCGTCATCGGCCAAGGGCTTGCCGCGCACCGGGTTCTGGATGCACCAGTTGATCATGTCGCGCAGCATCGCCACGCGGCCCAGCTGCACCTGGTACTTCGGATACGTCTCCGGGTGCGTGTTGGCCGCGTCCGGGTGGCACATGTCGCACGACACCGCGATGGTGCCGCCTACCGCCTCCGCGTCGTGGAAGACCCGGTTGCCCTCCTCCACGAACGCCTGCGTGGAGGCGGCCCACACCTGCTCGTCGCGGTTGCTGAAGGCGCCGTAGGTGTGGCCCGTCTGGAGGTTGGAGTCCTTGGCGGCCTGAGAGGCCCCCGAAGCCGCGTTCTGCCCGGCCGTCCCCACCGCGCCGCCCGCACCGGGCTTCTGCGGCGTGGTCGGCAGCGCTGGAGGGCTGCGCGGCGCCTTCGGGTCCGGCGAAGGCGGCGGCTTGGGCGCCTGCGCCAGGACCTGCGGCGGAGGCGCCACGTCGTCCCAGTTCGCGCGGGGGTTCTTGCGACGCCACTCGGTCATCAGCGCGCCGGTCACCGCCAGCGCCTGATCGCGTGACATCTTCCCGCCTTCCTTCACCCCCTTCACCTCCATGGAGGTCTCGCCATCGCACAGGCCGACGACGAGGTTGCCATCCTTCGAGGTGGGCACCTGATGCTGCGGCAGCGGCTCGGCCTTGCGCGCGGCGGGTTCCGTCGCGAGCGCGGCGCCTCCGGCGGCGGAGGTGAGCACGACAACACCCGTGAGGAGCTTCTTGCGGAGAGTCATAGTGGTGGCGTCCTCGCTAGTAGCTGGGGAGCTTGGGGCGGGGGGGCGCATCCTTCTGGCCGTTGGACGCGAGGTAGCTCGCGCGCACGGTGATGGGGTTGCGCTCCCACAGGTTGTAGAGCTTGTTGACCAGGCCGGCCTCGAGCACGTCCATCCGTCCGTCGCCGCACCCGTCGAACTGGCTGAACGGATCCGCGCGGTTCATCTGCGTGGTGAACGTAGGCAGCCCCTCGGGCGCATACGGCCACGGCCACGCGGTGGACAGCATGCCGTGGAAGTGGATGTTGCCGATGCGGTTGGTGAGCAGTTGGTGCGTGTGGCCGTGGATGACCGTCACCTTCTCGAACGGCTTGAGGAGGGCCTGCACCTCGTCGGCGTCATCCGTCCAGAAGTTCCACGGCTTGTAGTACTTGTAGAGCGGCGAGTGGCTGAAGACGATGACCGGCGTCTTCTTGTCCACCTTGGCCAGGTCCTGCTGCATCCACGCGCGCTGCTCGGCGCCCACCTCGAACCGCGACTGCAGCCCGTTGTCCAGGCCGGCGACGATCTTCATGCGCTCCATGGGCTTCAGGCCCTTCTCCGTCCAGAAATCCTTCTCCAGGATGGAGTTGAGCACCACGAAGTGAACGCCCTTGTGGTCGAACGAGTAGTTGGGCGGGCCGAACAGCTCGCGCCACAGCTCGCCCATGTCGAGGAACCAGTCGTGCTCGCCCACCATCATCTTCACCGGGGCTTTGACGCTCTTGAGAATCTCCGCGCCCAGCTTCAGCTCGCTGGCCTGCCCCAGCTGGGCCAGGTCCCCGCCGAACAGCACGAAGTCCGGCTGCGGGTTGAGCGCGTTCACGTCATCCACGGCCTTGAGGATGGAGCGAATGAACCGGTCGTTGAGCTTCCTCTCGTACAGGTGGGTATCGGAGATATAGGCGAAGCTGAACTTCGGCTTGTCGGTGCTGCCCTGGGCCTCGGCCACCTGGACGAGCTGGAAGCTGGCCGGCGTCACCAGTCCCATGCCGGCGACGATGCCGGCCGACACGCCCGCCACGCGCATGAAGGCGCGGCGGTCCAGGCGCTGGAGCCCGTCAAACAGCTCCTGGCGCTCTTCGTAGTACTTCGTCTCGACGCTCTTGAACTTGTTGGACATGGTCTGAAGGCTCCCTACTTCGCCGTGCTCTTGATGGAGGTCTCCGAGCCGTACGCGCCGAGCTCCGCCGGGTTCTTCACAGCCAGGTCCGGGTTGGGGGCCAGGTCTCCCAGGTTGCCCTTCTTGCCCAGGGCCACCTCGGTGTCGCGCTCGGGGCGCTTGCCCTTGCGGGCCGTCTGCCGGGCCAGCTCCTGCCGGTTGAACTTCTCGTAGCGCTCGTCCGTGAGCGCGAAGAGGAAGGCCACCACGTCGTCGATTTCAGGCTCGGTGAGCCCCAGCCGCTGCATCCCCCCGTCGAGGTAGGGGTTGGGCACGCCGCCCTTGTTGTAGTGGTCCATCACGTCCCACAGCGTCACCAGCGAGCCGTCGTGCATGTACGGGCCGGTGATGCCCACGTTGCGCAGGGTGGGCGTCTTGAAGGCGCCGACGTCGTTCTCCTTCTTGGTCACCAGGAAGCGACCCAGCTCGGAGAACTTCGTCTCCAGCGCCAGCTCGTCGATCTGCTTCTCGTCGCCAGTGCGCACCACCGTCAGCGCCTCGCGCGCCAGCTGCACGAAGTCCTGCTTGTGGGCGGCGATGCCGATGTTGTGGAACTTCTGGTCCGAGAAGAGCGGCGAGACGATGTTGGCCGCGTGGCAGGAGTTGCAGCGCGCCTTGCCGTTGAAGAGCGCCCAGCCGCGCTTCTCCGAGGCGTTGAGCGCCTTGTCATCCCCGTGGATGAACTTGTCGAAGCGCGCGCTGCCGGAGAACTGGGTGCGCTCGAAGGCGGCGATGGCGGCGGCCAGGTCGTCGTAGTTCACCTCGCGGCCGAACACCTTCTTGAACTCGGCCGAGTACTCGGGGATGGCGCGCACCTTGGTCACCACCGCCTCGGGCGAGGGCATGCCCATCTCGCGCGGGTTGAGGATGGGCAGCTTGGCCTGATCCTCCAGCGTGCCCGCGCGCCCGTCCCAGAACTGGGTGGCGTTGAACATGGCGTTGAGCACGGTGGGGCTGTTGCGCGTCACCTGCTGGTTCTTGATGCCGGTGGACAGCGCCTTGCCGTCCACGAAGCCCTTGGTCGGCTCGTGACAGGTGGCACAGGAGACGGTGTCGTCCGCCGACAGCCGCTTCTCGTTGAAGAGCTTCTCTCCGAGCGCCACCTTCTCGGGCGTGGGCTCGGCGCCCGCAGGCACCGAGAGCTTCCACAGCGTGGGAGAGACTCCTAGCGGAAGCTTCGGCGGGGGAGCTGCGGCTCGCGGCGGTTCCGCCGCGTAACCCGCTCCGGCATACACCAGGACGGCGACCGTCCAGGCGACCGGGGACCTGAGACGCATGAACAACCTCCCGAGGCCGAGGCAATCCACGGGGAAAGCCCGTGGGGCCCCTGCCCATTGCCTCTTGCAGGCAAGCATCTCGCCCTACCCACCCGCCACGTCTGCGTGCCCACAGGGCGATTGCAATGTTTACAGAGAGTCACATGAGGAGGAAGCAATGATTGACCCGGAGAGGATTCGGGAGGGCATGACGGTGCGGGACCTGCAGGGCCGCAAGCTCGGGACGGTGGCGAATCTGGGTGCCACGCAATTCGAGCTGGAGCAGGGCATGCCCGCGAGGAGGGATTACGTCGTCACCCATCACGCGGTGGCGCGCATCGAAGGGGAGGACATCATCCTGAGCCCCGGCCACGGCGCGCACGTGCCGCCGGAAGAAGAGGGCTTTCCCCGGCGCTAGTGCGTGAAGGGCGGGTGGCGGGAGGCCCACCCCAGCAAGCCGGCCGCCGTGGAGGGCGCCAGGATGGCGGCTCCGATGACGAGCCAGTCGAGCGCGCCCTGGGCCCGAGGCACGTTGTAGGCCACGGCCTGCCAGGTCGTCAGGCAGGCATCCAGGGCGATGATGGCCGCGAGCAGCCCCGCCAGGCGGGAGCGCCAGCGGTGGACCAGCGCGAAGAGGGCGCCGGTGAGCCCCACGTCGAAGAGCACCCACGCCCACTGGATGGCGGGGGACGGGAAGCGGGGCGTGTTGACGGGCAGGGCCAGGAGCAGCGTCCAGGGAATGAGCAGCACGGCCAGCACGCGCACGAGCAGGTCCGCGCGGCGCAGCGCCGTGGTGAAGCCGAAGCGCACGAAGCTGCCCCGGGCGAAGGCTCGCAGCGCGTCGTACATGGGCCAGAGCCTGCCGCCCCGCTCGGGCCAGGCCAGGTAGAGCGGGTCCCACGTGTGGGGCCGCAGCTTCGCCTTGAAGGCGCGCAGCCCCTCGAAGTCATACAGCGCCCGGCCCCAGAGCCTCGCCAGGCGCAGCCAGAGCGACACGTCTCCCGAGAGGGGCGCCAATCCCAGCGTCACATAGCGCCGCCCCTCTTCCGCCGAGGCGCGCATCACCGCGTCCACCATCAACTCCACGGAGCCATTGGGCGCGCGCGCATCCCGCACCAGGTGCTGGAGCAGCCAGCCCTCCCGCGCGAAGACGGGGGCAGCGGACAGGAAGCAGACCACCTCGCCTTGAAGCTCGCCCACGAAGGCCTGGCGCTCCTCGGTGAAGGCATAGGGGGAGACCTGGACGAGGAACCCCATGGGAGCCATGCGCCGCGCGGCCAGCCACCGCGCCAGCAGCCGATCCACCGCCCGCCGCGTGGGGTGCTCCGGGTCCCGGAGCTCGTCCGCGGCCACCCTGCGCACGGTGACGCCGCGAGCCCGTGCCCGCCGGAGCTGCTCCCGCAGGCTGCGGCTGGAGCGCAGCGTCTCCTCCCAGCGACGTGGATCCCACACCGGCTGCTCGCCGATGGGCACCGCCTCGACGGGGGCGGCCTCGAGGAAGCGTCGCTCCGCGGCGAAGAAGCAGACTCGCCGGTTCTCGGCGCGTGCCGCCGCCTCGAAGCCGGCGACCACCTCGGCGAGGTGCTCGACCTGGGCGATGGGAGCGCCAGCCACCACCCAGGCGCCGCCCGTGTCCACGTACGCGACACAGGCCTCCAGCCGCTCGTCGAACCAGTAGCGAAAGCCCGGCTCGAGCACCTGGAAGGAGGTGGCGTTCCACCCGTGCCGCTTCAACAGCTGGAGCACCCGGTCGCGTTGCACCTGCGCGGAGGAGTCGGCCATGACGCGAAGCTCACGCGGGGTGCGGAACCCGGGGCTCTGGGGGCCGCTTCGCGCCTCCAATGCCCTGCTCCCGGCGGTGGGCCGCGTCCAGCCGGCGCTGGTGCGCCGCGAGCAGGTCGCTGCGCGTGAGGATGCCCACCACCCGCTCGGGTGCGTCGCGGCGCACCACGGGCAGCCGCCCCACGCCCTCGCGCACCATGTGGTCCGCCGCCTCGCGCAACGTGCTGTCCTCGAAGGCGACGGCCGGAGGACGGCGAATCAGCTCGCGCACCCGCCGCCCGCCCGGTTCCGCGCCGTCGAGCAAGTCCCTCCGGGTGACGACGCCCACGAGCCCACCGTTCGCGTCCAGCACCGGAAAGCCCTGGTGGCTGGTGCCGGGTACGCCCGAGGCGAGCCATGCGCGCACCGTCTCCAGGGACTCTTCCCCCAAGAGCGTCACCACGGACCGCAGCCCATGGTCCCGCACGAGGGCATGGGACAGGGCATCCACGGCGTACTCGGTGGGGACGCGCCCGCCTCGGCGGGCAATCTTCTCCGTCATGATGGAGTGGCGCATGAGCAACGTGGACACGAGGTAGGCCGCCGTACACCCGCCCAGCAGCGGTAGCAACCCCAGCGGCTGGCGCGTCGTCTCGAAGGCGAACACCACCGAGGCGAGCAGCGCCCGCGAGGCGCCCGCGAAGATGGCGGCCATGCCCACCAGCGCGGCGATGCGCACATCCATGCCGAGCCCCGGTGCCAGCCACACGAGCAGGGCCCCCAGCGCCGAGCCCAACCCGCCGCCGATGGTGAACAACGGCGCCAGCGTCCCGCCAGACGTGCCGCTGCCCAGCGCGATGGACCAGGAGAGGAACTTCATCAAGCAGAAGAAGAGCATCGCCGTGCCGACGAAGCGGCCGCTGAGGATGTCCTCGATGTTGGTGTAGCCCACGCCCAGCGTACGCGGGGCGAAGTAGCCCACCACGCCCACCACCACCCCGCCGAGCGCCGGCCACCACATCCAGTGCAGGGGGAGCTTCTCGAAGGCATCCTCGATGGCATACACCGCGCGCGTGGCGAACACCGAGGCCAGGCCCACCACCCCGCCCAGGAGGATGTAGCAGGCCAGCGCGGCGCCCC encodes:
- a CDS encoding chloride channel protein; amino-acid sequence: MKKPEISEVAEGVSREVLPVAPSMGPALESVSAPQALEPVDRRVVFISGVAILLAIAAGFVAQLLTAIIHLFTNIAFFGRFSAAPVSPADNTLGAWVIVVPVLGAILVGLMARYGSRAIRGHGIPEAMEQVLFNQSRIPPRVTFLKPLSAAVAIGTGGPFGAEGPIIATGGALGSFVGQLLKVTADERKALLAAGAAAGMAATFGAPVSAVLLAVELLLFEYRPRSVIPVALATATATGVRIVFTGGEPAFAMPDLVQPGGAALACYILLGGVVGLASVFATRAVYAIEDAFEKLPLHWMWWPALGGVVVGVVGYFAPRTLGVGYTNIEDILSGRFVGTAMLFFCLMKFLSWSIALGSGTSGGTLAPLFTIGGGLGSALGALLVWLAPGLGMDVRIAALVGMAAIFAGASRALLASVVFAFETTRQPLGLLPLLGGCTAAYLVSTLLMRHSIMTEKIARRGGRVPTEYAVDALSHALVRDHGLRSVVTLLGEESLETVRAWLASGVPGTSHQGFPVLDANGGLVGVVTRRDLLDGAEPGGRRVRELIRRPPAVAFEDSTLREAADHMVREGVGRLPVVRRDAPERVVGILTRSDLLAAHQRRLDAAHRREQGIGGAKRPPEPRVPHPA
- a CDS encoding DUF2156 domain-containing protein, with translation MADSSAQVQRDRVLQLLKRHGWNATSFQVLEPGFRYWFDERLEACVAYVDTGGAWVVAGAPIAQVEHLAEVVAGFEAAARAENRRVCFFAAERRFLEAAPVEAVPIGEQPVWDPRRWEETLRSSRSLREQLRRARARGVTVRRVAADELRDPEHPTRRAVDRLLARWLAARRMAPMGFLVQVSPYAFTEERQAFVGELQGEVVCFLSAAPVFAREGWLLQHLVRDARAPNGSVELMVDAVMRASAEEGRRYVTLGLAPLSGDVSLWLRLARLWGRALYDFEGLRAFKAKLRPHTWDPLYLAWPERGGRLWPMYDALRAFARGSFVRFGFTTALRRADLLVRVLAVLLIPWTLLLALPVNTPRFPSPAIQWAWVLFDVGLTGALFALVHRWRSRLAGLLAAIIALDACLTTWQAVAYNVPRAQGALDWLVIGAAILAPSTAAGLLGWASRHPPFTH